A genomic window from Flavobacterium hankyongi includes:
- a CDS encoding SPOR domain-containing protein has product MKTLTVKNLFYISILATLQSFSLYAQDEKITVTQDQRFEQLLNEKRKINNSITINDRFKIQIFTGNAELSKKTLLDFRKTNKKTDATIVFHTPIYKVWVGNYKTRIEAERKLVDIKKRYPNAFLVKPNK; this is encoded by the coding sequence ATGAAAACCTTAACAGTAAAGAACCTATTTTATATCAGCATTTTAGCAACTCTTCAATCGTTTAGTCTTTATGCACAAGATGAAAAAATTACAGTTACTCAAGACCAAAGATTCGAACAATTATTAAACGAAAAAAGAAAAATTAACAATTCAATTACTATTAATGATCGCTTTAAAATTCAAATTTTTACTGGAAATGCTGAATTGAGTAAAAAAACTTTATTGGATTTTAGAAAAACGAACAAGAAGACAGATGCGACTATCGTTTTCCATACTCCAATTTATAAAGTATGGGTAGGAAATTACAAAACACGCATAGAAGCTGAAAGAAAACTAGTTGACATTAAGAAAAGATATCCTAATGCTTTTTTAGTTAAACCCAACAAATAG